A genomic window from Gracilinanus agilis isolate LMUSP501 chromosome X, AgileGrace, whole genome shotgun sequence includes:
- the SLC9A6 gene encoding sodium/hydrogen exchanger 6 isoform X2 gives MEEEIVSEKQAEASHRQDSANLLIFILLLTLTILTIWLFKHRRARFLHETGLAMIYGLLVGLVLRYGVHVPSDVNNVTLSCQMQTSPATLLVNVSGKFYEYTLKGEISSHELNNVQDNEMLRKVTFDPEVFFNILLPPIIFYAGYSLKRRHFFRNLGSILAYAFLGTAISCFVIGSIMYGCVTLMKVTGQLGGDFYFTDCLLFGAIVSATDPVTVLAIFHELQVDVELYALLFGESVLNDAVAIVLSSSIVAYQPAGDNSHTFDVTAMFKSIGIFLGIFSGSFAMGAATGVVTALVTKFTKLREFHLLETGLFFLMSWSTFLLAEAWGFTGVVAVLFCGITQAHYTYNNLSPDSQHRTKQLFELLNFLAENFIFSYMGLTLFTFQNHVFNPTFVVGAFLAIFLGRAANIYPLSFLLNLGRRNKIGSNFQHMMMFAGLRGAMAFALAIRDTATYARQMMFSTTLLIVFFTVWVFGGGTTAMLSCLNIRVGVDSDQDHLGFPESERRNTKAESAWLFRMWYNFDHNYLKPLLTHSGPPLTSTLPSFCGPLARCLTSPQAYEEQLKDDDSDLILNDGDISLTYGDSTVSTDSMAASAPRRLMGNTSEDVLDRELAFGDHELVIRGTRLVLPMDDSEPPLNMLDTTRHGPA, from the exons ATGGAGGAGGAGATCGTGTCCGAGAAGCAGGCGGAGGCGAGCCACCGGCAAGACAGCGCCAACCTGCTCATCTTTATCTTGCTCCTCACCCTCACAATCCTCACCATATGGCTCTTCAAGCACCGAAGGGCCCGTTTCCTTCACGAGACTGGCCTGGCCATGATCTACG gACTTTTGGTGGGCTTGGTGCTTCGCTATGGTGTTCACGTTCCCAGTGATGTTAATAATGTGACATTAAGCTGTCAAATGCAGACTAGTCCGGCTACCTTATTAGTGAATGTTAGTGGGAAATTTTATGAATATACACTGAAAGGAGAGATCAGTTCACATGAACTCAATAATGTTCAAGATAATGAAATGCTTAGGAAG GTAACTTTTGATCCCGAagtatttttcaatatattacttcctccaattatattttatgcaGGATACAGTCTGAAACGG AGACACTTCTTCCGAAACCTTGGATCGATCCTAGCATATGCTTTTCTTGGGACAGCCATTTCTTGTTTCGTGATAGG GTCAATTATGtatggctgtgtaaccctgatgAAAGTAACAGGACAGCTTGGTGGCGACTTTTACTTCACTGACTGCTTGTTATTTGGTGCCATCGTGTCAGCAACTGATCCAG TGACTGTTCTTGCCATATTCCATGAACTTCAAGTTGATGTTGAACTCTATGCGCTTCTCTTCGGGGAGAGTGTCCTTAACGATGCTGTTGCTATAGTGCTGTCTTC tTCCATCGTGGCATACCAGCCAGCTGGAGACAATAGCCACACATTTGACGTGACAGCCATGTTTAAGTCTATTGGAATCTTCCTGGGGATATTCAGTGGTTCTTTTGCCATGGGAGCTGCCACTGGAGTGGTCACAGCTTTA GTGACGAAGTTCACAAAACTCCGAGAGTTTCACTTGCTGGAAACGGGCCTGTTCTTCTTGATGTCCTGGAGTACTTTCCTTCTGGCCGAAGCATGGGGTTTCACTG GTGTAGTCGCTGTCTTGTTTTGTGGCATCACACAAGCGCACTACACATACAATAACTTGTCTCCTGATTCTCAGCATAGAACAAAGCAG ttgtttgagCTTCTCAATTTCTTGGCGGAAAATTTTATCTTCTCATACATGGGATTGACACTCTTCACTTTCCAGAACCATGTCTTTAACCCGACCTTCGTGGTGGGTGCTTTT CTTGCCATTTTCTTGGGAAGAGCTGCCAATATTTATCCCCTGTCCTTTTTACTCAATTTGGGTAGAAGAAATAAGATTGGATCCAATTTCCAACATATGATGATGTTTGCTG GCCTTCGTGGCGCGATGGCCTTTGCCTTGGCCATTCGAGACACTGCCACCTATGCCAGGCAGATGATGTTCAGCACGACCCTCCTGATTGTGTTTTTTACCGTGTGGGTGTTTGGTGGGGGCACCACAGCCATGTTGTCTTGTCTGAACATCCG TGTTGGAGTTGATTCAGATCAGGACCATCTG GGCTTCCCAGAGAGTGAAAGGAGGAACACCAAAGCCGAGAGCGCTTGGCTCTTCAGGATGTGGTACAACTTTGACCATAA CTATCTGAAGCCTCTCCTGACCCACAGCGGACCTCCTCTTACTTCGACACTCCCTAGTTTCTGTGGACCCCTGGCGAGATGTCTGACGAGCCCCCAGGCTTATGAA GAACAACTGAAAGATGATGATTCTGACCTTATCTTGAACGATGGTGACATTAGCTTGACATATGGTGATTCTACTGTTAGCACTGACTCCATGGCGGCCAGCGCTCCTAGGAGGCTTATGGGAAATACCTCTGAAGATGTCCTGGATCGAGAGCTGGCATTTGGAGACCACGAACTTGTGATTCGTGGGACCCGCCTGGTTCTTCCCATGGATGATTCCGAGCCCCCATTAAATATGTTAGATACTACAAGGCATGGGCCAGCTTAA
- the SLC9A6 gene encoding sodium/hydrogen exchanger 6 isoform X3 produces MEEEIVSEKQAEASHRQDSANLLIFILLLTLTILTIWLFKHRRARFLHETGLAMIYGLLVGLVLRYGVHVPSDVNNVTLSCQMQTSPATLLVTFDPEVFFNILLPPIIFYAGYSLKRRHFFRNLGSILAYAFLGTAISCFVIGSIMYGCVTLMKVTGQLGGDFYFTDCLLFGAIVSATDPVTVLAIFHELQVDVELYALLFGESVLNDAVAIVLSSSIVAYQPAGDNSHTFDVTAMFKSIGIFLGIFSGSFAMGAATGVVTALVTKFTKLREFHLLETGLFFLMSWSTFLLAEAWGFTGVVAVLFCGITQAHYTYNNLSPDSQHRTKQLFELLNFLAENFIFSYMGLTLFTFQNHVFNPTFVVGAFLAIFLGRAANIYPLSFLLNLGRRNKIGSNFQHMMMFAGLRGAMAFALAIRDTATYARQMMFSTTLLIVFFTVWVFGGGTTAMLSCLNIRVGVDSDQDHLGFPESERRNTKAESAWLFRMWYNFDHNYLKPLLTHSGPPLTSTLPSFCGPLARCLTSPQAYENQEQLKDDDSDLILNDGDISLTYGDSTVSTDSMAASAPRRLMGNTSEDVLDRELAFGDHELVIRGTRLVLPMDDSEPPLNMLDTTRHGPA; encoded by the exons ATGGAGGAGGAGATCGTGTCCGAGAAGCAGGCGGAGGCGAGCCACCGGCAAGACAGCGCCAACCTGCTCATCTTTATCTTGCTCCTCACCCTCACAATCCTCACCATATGGCTCTTCAAGCACCGAAGGGCCCGTTTCCTTCACGAGACTGGCCTGGCCATGATCTACG gACTTTTGGTGGGCTTGGTGCTTCGCTATGGTGTTCACGTTCCCAGTGATGTTAATAATGTGACATTAAGCTGTCAAATGCAGACTAGTCCGGCTACCTTATTA GTAACTTTTGATCCCGAagtatttttcaatatattacttcctccaattatattttatgcaGGATACAGTCTGAAACGG AGACACTTCTTCCGAAACCTTGGATCGATCCTAGCATATGCTTTTCTTGGGACAGCCATTTCTTGTTTCGTGATAGG GTCAATTATGtatggctgtgtaaccctgatgAAAGTAACAGGACAGCTTGGTGGCGACTTTTACTTCACTGACTGCTTGTTATTTGGTGCCATCGTGTCAGCAACTGATCCAG TGACTGTTCTTGCCATATTCCATGAACTTCAAGTTGATGTTGAACTCTATGCGCTTCTCTTCGGGGAGAGTGTCCTTAACGATGCTGTTGCTATAGTGCTGTCTTC tTCCATCGTGGCATACCAGCCAGCTGGAGACAATAGCCACACATTTGACGTGACAGCCATGTTTAAGTCTATTGGAATCTTCCTGGGGATATTCAGTGGTTCTTTTGCCATGGGAGCTGCCACTGGAGTGGTCACAGCTTTA GTGACGAAGTTCACAAAACTCCGAGAGTTTCACTTGCTGGAAACGGGCCTGTTCTTCTTGATGTCCTGGAGTACTTTCCTTCTGGCCGAAGCATGGGGTTTCACTG GTGTAGTCGCTGTCTTGTTTTGTGGCATCACACAAGCGCACTACACATACAATAACTTGTCTCCTGATTCTCAGCATAGAACAAAGCAG ttgtttgagCTTCTCAATTTCTTGGCGGAAAATTTTATCTTCTCATACATGGGATTGACACTCTTCACTTTCCAGAACCATGTCTTTAACCCGACCTTCGTGGTGGGTGCTTTT CTTGCCATTTTCTTGGGAAGAGCTGCCAATATTTATCCCCTGTCCTTTTTACTCAATTTGGGTAGAAGAAATAAGATTGGATCCAATTTCCAACATATGATGATGTTTGCTG GCCTTCGTGGCGCGATGGCCTTTGCCTTGGCCATTCGAGACACTGCCACCTATGCCAGGCAGATGATGTTCAGCACGACCCTCCTGATTGTGTTTTTTACCGTGTGGGTGTTTGGTGGGGGCACCACAGCCATGTTGTCTTGTCTGAACATCCG TGTTGGAGTTGATTCAGATCAGGACCATCTG GGCTTCCCAGAGAGTGAAAGGAGGAACACCAAAGCCGAGAGCGCTTGGCTCTTCAGGATGTGGTACAACTTTGACCATAA CTATCTGAAGCCTCTCCTGACCCACAGCGGACCTCCTCTTACTTCGACACTCCCTAGTTTCTGTGGACCCCTGGCGAGATGTCTGACGAGCCCCCAGGCTTATGAA AATCAGGAACAACTGAAAGATGATGATTCTGACCTTATCTTGAACGATGGTGACATTAGCTTGACATATGGTGATTCTACTGTTAGCACTGACTCCATGGCGGCCAGCGCTCCTAGGAGGCTTATGGGAAATACCTCTGAAGATGTCCTGGATCGAGAGCTGGCATTTGGAGACCACGAACTTGTGATTCGTGGGACCCGCCTGGTTCTTCCCATGGATGATTCCGAGCCCCCATTAAATATGTTAGATACTACAAGGCATGGGCCAGCTTAA
- the SLC9A6 gene encoding sodium/hydrogen exchanger 6 isoform X1, translated as MEEEIVSEKQAEASHRQDSANLLIFILLLTLTILTIWLFKHRRARFLHETGLAMIYGLLVGLVLRYGVHVPSDVNNVTLSCQMQTSPATLLVNVSGKFYEYTLKGEISSHELNNVQDNEMLRKVTFDPEVFFNILLPPIIFYAGYSLKRRHFFRNLGSILAYAFLGTAISCFVIGSIMYGCVTLMKVTGQLGGDFYFTDCLLFGAIVSATDPVTVLAIFHELQVDVELYALLFGESVLNDAVAIVLSSSIVAYQPAGDNSHTFDVTAMFKSIGIFLGIFSGSFAMGAATGVVTALVTKFTKLREFHLLETGLFFLMSWSTFLLAEAWGFTGVVAVLFCGITQAHYTYNNLSPDSQHRTKQLFELLNFLAENFIFSYMGLTLFTFQNHVFNPTFVVGAFLAIFLGRAANIYPLSFLLNLGRRNKIGSNFQHMMMFAGLRGAMAFALAIRDTATYARQMMFSTTLLIVFFTVWVFGGGTTAMLSCLNIRVGVDSDQDHLGFPESERRNTKAESAWLFRMWYNFDHNYLKPLLTHSGPPLTSTLPSFCGPLARCLTSPQAYENQEQLKDDDSDLILNDGDISLTYGDSTVSTDSMAASAPRRLMGNTSEDVLDRELAFGDHELVIRGTRLVLPMDDSEPPLNMLDTTRHGPA; from the exons ATGGAGGAGGAGATCGTGTCCGAGAAGCAGGCGGAGGCGAGCCACCGGCAAGACAGCGCCAACCTGCTCATCTTTATCTTGCTCCTCACCCTCACAATCCTCACCATATGGCTCTTCAAGCACCGAAGGGCCCGTTTCCTTCACGAGACTGGCCTGGCCATGATCTACG gACTTTTGGTGGGCTTGGTGCTTCGCTATGGTGTTCACGTTCCCAGTGATGTTAATAATGTGACATTAAGCTGTCAAATGCAGACTAGTCCGGCTACCTTATTAGTGAATGTTAGTGGGAAATTTTATGAATATACACTGAAAGGAGAGATCAGTTCACATGAACTCAATAATGTTCAAGATAATGAAATGCTTAGGAAG GTAACTTTTGATCCCGAagtatttttcaatatattacttcctccaattatattttatgcaGGATACAGTCTGAAACGG AGACACTTCTTCCGAAACCTTGGATCGATCCTAGCATATGCTTTTCTTGGGACAGCCATTTCTTGTTTCGTGATAGG GTCAATTATGtatggctgtgtaaccctgatgAAAGTAACAGGACAGCTTGGTGGCGACTTTTACTTCACTGACTGCTTGTTATTTGGTGCCATCGTGTCAGCAACTGATCCAG TGACTGTTCTTGCCATATTCCATGAACTTCAAGTTGATGTTGAACTCTATGCGCTTCTCTTCGGGGAGAGTGTCCTTAACGATGCTGTTGCTATAGTGCTGTCTTC tTCCATCGTGGCATACCAGCCAGCTGGAGACAATAGCCACACATTTGACGTGACAGCCATGTTTAAGTCTATTGGAATCTTCCTGGGGATATTCAGTGGTTCTTTTGCCATGGGAGCTGCCACTGGAGTGGTCACAGCTTTA GTGACGAAGTTCACAAAACTCCGAGAGTTTCACTTGCTGGAAACGGGCCTGTTCTTCTTGATGTCCTGGAGTACTTTCCTTCTGGCCGAAGCATGGGGTTTCACTG GTGTAGTCGCTGTCTTGTTTTGTGGCATCACACAAGCGCACTACACATACAATAACTTGTCTCCTGATTCTCAGCATAGAACAAAGCAG ttgtttgagCTTCTCAATTTCTTGGCGGAAAATTTTATCTTCTCATACATGGGATTGACACTCTTCACTTTCCAGAACCATGTCTTTAACCCGACCTTCGTGGTGGGTGCTTTT CTTGCCATTTTCTTGGGAAGAGCTGCCAATATTTATCCCCTGTCCTTTTTACTCAATTTGGGTAGAAGAAATAAGATTGGATCCAATTTCCAACATATGATGATGTTTGCTG GCCTTCGTGGCGCGATGGCCTTTGCCTTGGCCATTCGAGACACTGCCACCTATGCCAGGCAGATGATGTTCAGCACGACCCTCCTGATTGTGTTTTTTACCGTGTGGGTGTTTGGTGGGGGCACCACAGCCATGTTGTCTTGTCTGAACATCCG TGTTGGAGTTGATTCAGATCAGGACCATCTG GGCTTCCCAGAGAGTGAAAGGAGGAACACCAAAGCCGAGAGCGCTTGGCTCTTCAGGATGTGGTACAACTTTGACCATAA CTATCTGAAGCCTCTCCTGACCCACAGCGGACCTCCTCTTACTTCGACACTCCCTAGTTTCTGTGGACCCCTGGCGAGATGTCTGACGAGCCCCCAGGCTTATGAA AATCAGGAACAACTGAAAGATGATGATTCTGACCTTATCTTGAACGATGGTGACATTAGCTTGACATATGGTGATTCTACTGTTAGCACTGACTCCATGGCGGCCAGCGCTCCTAGGAGGCTTATGGGAAATACCTCTGAAGATGTCCTGGATCGAGAGCTGGCATTTGGAGACCACGAACTTGTGATTCGTGGGACCCGCCTGGTTCTTCCCATGGATGATTCCGAGCCCCCATTAAATATGTTAGATACTACAAGGCATGGGCCAGCTTAA